The proteins below come from a single Ptychodera flava strain L36383 chromosome 6, AS_Pfla_20210202, whole genome shotgun sequence genomic window:
- the LOC139135768 gene encoding tripartite motif-containing protein 3-like — MASSSKNGPIDIQELCGICLQSYRIPKLLSCLHTFCLYCLKSCVDSHINKAIVCPICDHKTPMPDGGLKALKSNTVVASKTPEKIKCMDCVRGSAVSECLECRVDLCNNCITTHKYNYSSHHFITEGFQNEEILLKCCKHSQQCREFCQICDELLCDQCHSAHEKHIVFGLEECYRDATQDISEAVKKCSQQVDCLQKTTADIENVTKQIQNEKVTKVGRIQDRFDSIYQRLEEYKKSLILQIEESCHEKLKYLQVEKHSMYVGESLIKHSCDFASKMVANHNSGNEVLAYKREIMERLCRLYLATSFLPRFKERKFQNCLPELDPEELKEVEACIGMLTVRERDKGFKWPKPPEKKLDAEDDEVNDIRDKDRVTLRRDRMKLSSYQVVSGSVGTGQENGEGISSEKVVPNHKILGNLKQGSFESSNNTTVRDSESPQVEQKMANAWPKTRMM; from the coding sequence ATGGCCAGCAGTTCCAAGAATGGTCCTATCGACATCCAAGAGCTATGTGGAATATGTTTACAGAGTTACAGAATCCCAAAGCTGCTCTCCtgtttgcatactttttgcttgTACTGCCTGAAAAGCTGTGTTGACAGCCACATCAACAAGGCAATAGTGTGCCCAATCTGTGACCACAAAACACCAATGCCAGATGGTGGACTCAAGGCGCTGAAAAGCAACACAGTGGTAGCCTCAAAAACCccagagaaaataaaatgtatggACTGTGTGAGGGGGTCTGCAGTTTCTGAGTGTCTGGAGTGCAGAGTTGACCTCTGCAACAACTGCATCACAACGCATAAGTATAACTATTCCTCGCATCATTTCATAACGGAAGGCTTCCAGAATGAGGAGATTCTGTTGAAGTGTTGCAAGCACAGCCAACAGTGCCGGGAATTCTGTCAGATATGCGACGAGCTTCTGTGCGATCAATGTCACTCGGCACACGAGAAGCACATTGTGTTCGGTCTGGAGGAGTGCTATAGGGACGCTACCCAAGACATCAGTGAAGCAGTCAAAAAGTGCAGCCAACAGGTGGATTGCCTGCAGAAGACAACAGCAGATATCGAAAATGTTACCAAACAGATCCAGAATGAGAAAGTGACAAAAGTTGGCAGGATCCAGGACAGGTTTGATTCAATATACCAGCGGCTTGAAGAGTACAAGAAGTCTCTGATTCTACAGATAGAAGAAAGTTGCCATGAAAAGCTGAAGTACCTTCAAGTTGAGAAGCACAGTATGTATGTCGGTGAAAGTCTGATTAAACACAGCTGCGACTTTGCCAGCAAGATGGTGGCCAATCACAACAGCGGTAACGAAGTGCTGGCTTACAAAAGGGAAATCATGGAGAGATTGTGTAGGCTGTACCTGGCAACCAGTTTCCTGCCCAGATTCAAAGAAAGAAAGTTCCAGAACTGTCTGCCAGAGTTGGACCCGGAAGAACTCAAGGAAGTAGAAGCCTGCATTGGGATGTTGACTGTCAGGGAGAGAGACAAGGGGTTCAAATGGCCAAAGCCACCTGAGAAAAAATTGGATGCTGAAGATGATGAGGTCAATGACATCAGAGATAAGGATAGAGTAACACTGAGAAGAGACAGGATGAAGCTGTCCTCCTACCAAGTGGTGTCTGGCTCTGTTGGAACAGGACAAGAAAACGGAGAGGGAATCAGCAGTGAGAAAGTTGTACCCAACCACAAGATTCTGGGAAATTTGAAACAGGGTAGCTTCGAAAGCAGTAATAACACAACGGTCAGGGACAGTGAAAGCCCTCAAGTGGAGCAGAAAATGGCAAATGCGTGGCCCAAGACAAGAATGATGTAA
- the LOC139135770 gene encoding centromere protein P-like, with protein MADTSETDLFDTVNQSIERFAESDPGSEFDSVERFIDTRVNLQAQESHLVPKLAFASQRSAAADGVDYAALKEKYSREIEKLRREITILEDEVQRQEDETLEFKESELQQIMSHFRDTHELDDDDDDAEDLNAKMKINSLFTEINFTDVINKVLEHSKEQTRRRQTVWGECFNLEFRVEFDVTETHTNDDKSEDNLNHTRASITRLKINIDERLNNEIREFIKRLEEEKNLQKFFPCFETCCQWYQYRLKTFEYFRQLYPDVVRVLGGPNGNTIQFVHPAYSGPVFKIQWKMKITPQNKLAPSLDMYVKAPKQLSRIDRNGTLRSMPAKFRQMVKHLGIERAIDCIIKSTCTYSGPAAR; from the exons ATGGCAGACACGTCGGAAACTGATCTGTTTGACACTGTCAACCAGTCAATTGAACG ATTTGCTGAGAGCGACCCAGGAAGTGAATTTGACTCTGTTGAAAGATTCATCGATACGAGAGTAAATTTACAGGCTCAAGAATCGCATCTTGTTCCTAAGCTGGCATTTGCTAGCCAGCGCAGTGCTGCTGCAGATGGTGTGGACTATGCAGCTCTGAAGGAGAAGTACAGTCGAGAGATTGAAAAGCTGAGAAGGGAAATCACAATACTGGAAGATGAAGTGCAAAGACAGGAAGATGAAACTTTGGAGTTTAAGGAATCAGAACTCCAACAAATAAT gagtCATTTCCGTGATACCCATGAactggatgatgatgatgatgatgcagaAGATCTGAATGCAAAG ATGAAAATTAATTCACTGTTCACTGAGATAAACTTCACTGATGTGATCAACAAAGTGTTAGAACATTCAAAAGAGCAGACAAGACGCAGACAGACAGTGTGGGGAGAGTGTTTTAATCTAGAATTCAGAGTAGAGTTTGATGTTACAGAGACCCAT ACAAATGATGATAAATCAGAAGATAATTTAAATCACACAAGAGCCTCCATAACAAGACTTAAAATAAACATTGATGAGCGGCTCAACAATGAAATCAGAGAATTTATCAAAAGACTTGAAGAGGAGAAGAACCTTCAGAAGTTTTTCCCATGTTTTGAGACTTGCTGTCAGTGGTATCAGTACAGACTGaaaacatttgaatattttagg CAACTCTATCCTGATGTAGTGAGAGTGTTAGGTGGTCCAAATGGCAACACAATACAGTTTGTACATCCTGCTTACTCTGG ACCCGTTTTCAAGATTCAGTGGAAGATGAAAATAACACCACAGAATAAACTGGCACCAAGTCTAGATATGTATGTGAAGGCACCAAAGCAAT TGAGTAGAATTGACAGGAACGGTACTCTACGATCCATGCCGGCAAAGTTCAGACAGATGGTCAAGCATCTTGGAATAGAGAGAGCCATTGACTGCATCATTAAATCAACATGTACATATTCAGGACCTGCAGCCCGATGA